A segment of the Campylobacter showae CSUNSWCD genome:
CGATGAAAAGCATAAGGCGGCGGGATTTTTACTACAAAAAGAGATAAATTTTGCTCAAAATTTGATAAAACATCCATCACGTCCATTTGTCGCAGTTGTGGGTGGCTCAAAGGTTAGTGGCAAGCTTCAAGCACTACATAACCTGCTTCCGCGCGTAGATAAGCTAATAATTGGCGGCGGCATGGCATTTACGTTTTTAAAATCACTTGGCGAAAACATCGGTAATTCGCTCCTTGAAGAAGAGCTCATCGAAGATGCAAGACAAATTTTACAAAAAGGCAAAGAGCTAGGTGTCAAAATTTATCTGCCAGTAGATGTCGTCGCTGCTCAGACATTTTCAGCTGAAAGTGCCGTGAAATACGTCCCTGCTCAAGAGATCCCAAACGGCTGGATGGGGCTTGATATTGGCCCTGCGTCTATTAGGCTATTTAAAGAGGTTATCGCCGATGCGCAAACCATCTGGTGGAACGGACCTATGGGTGTTTTTGAGATGGATAAATTTAGCAAAGGTAGTATCAAAATGAGCCACGCCATCATTGACACGCACGCGACTACCGTTGTTGGCGGCGGTGATACGGCTGATGTAGTTGAGCGCGCTGGAGACGCTGATGAGATGACATTTATCTCAACTGGCGGCGGTGCGAGCTTGGAGCTAATAGAAGGCAAAGAGCTACCTGGCATAAAGCCGCTTAGAAAAGAGGAGTAGGTCTTGAAATTTCTAGCGAATTTAAAGTGTAACCACACAAGAGAGAGCTTTAGAGAGTACGCTGAAATTTTAGATGCAAATTTAAGCGCAAACGACGACGTGAGCGTCTTTGCCCCAGCTAGTGCCTTTGATGAAAAAAAGCATATTTTTAGGCTTGGGGCGCAGAATTTCTACCCTTGCGAGAGTGGGGCATTTACTGGCGAGATCGGCAAGGCGATGCTTGATGAGTTTGAGATCAAAGATGTGCTGATCGGCCACTCTGAGAGGCGTGAAATTTTAAAAGAGAGCGAGGAGTTTTTGCGAGCGAAATTTGACTTTGCCGCAAAAAACGGCTGGAACGTCATCTACTGCATCGGCGAAAATTTAAACACAAATGAAAGCGGAGCGACCAAAGAATTTTTAAGCCGCCAGCTTGAAAATATAGACCTTGGCTATAAAAATCTAGTCATCGCCTACGAGCCGATCTGGGCGATAGGAACTGGCAAGAGTGCTAGCATAGAGCAGATAGATGAGGTGCTAAGTTTTTTAAAGACAAAGGCAAATGTGCCGCTACTTTACGGCGGAAGCGTCAATGCTGCAAATATAGCTGATATCGCAGGTATCAAAAGCTGCGATGGTGTTCTAGTAGGCACAGCCAGCTGGGATGCGAATAATTTTTTAAATTTGATACGCGTTGTCTCGTGAGCGCTTTTTAATGAGTTCGAAATTTTAAGTCTGCGACAGGCTATTTGCCTAGTCTTGACCTAAAATTTCTACACAACATTAAAATTCATCTCACGATACTGCCGCTATTAAATTTGGTTTAAAATTTGAATTGCAAAATTTTAAAGGAGAAATAATGATTTTAAAAGGTAAAAAAGGTCTGATCGTAGGCGTTGCCAACGCTAAGTCGATAGCTTACGGCATCGCAAAAGCTTGTCACGATCAAGGTGCGCAGATGGCATTTACATATCTAAATGACGCTCTGAAAAAGCGTGTAGAGCCGATAGCTGAGGAGTTTGGTAGCAAATTTGTCTATGAGCTTGACGTAAATAACCAAGCACATTTAGATGGGCTTGCAGATCGCATAAAAGCGGACCTTGGCGAGATCGATTTTGTCGTGCATGCGGTGGCTTACGCACCAAAAGAGGCGCTTGAGGGCGAGTTTGTAAATACCACAAAAGAGGCATTTGACATAGCGATGGGCACTAGCGTTTATTCGCTACTAAGCCTTACTCGCGCGGTTTTGCCAGTGCTAAAAGAGGGCGGCTCGGTGCTAACTCTTACATACCTTGGCGGACCAAAATTTGTGCCACACTACAACGTAATGGGCGTTGCAAAAGCAGCGCTTGAGAGCTCAGTTCGCTACCTAGCACACGACCTTGGCGCTAGAAATATCCGCGTAAATGCGATCAGTGCAGGCCCTATCAAAACGCTTGCTGCAAGCGGAATAGGCGACTTTAGGATGATCTTGCGCTACAACGAAGTAAACAGCCCGCTAAAACGCAACGTCACCACTGAAGACGTCGGCAACAGCGCTATGTATCTGCTTAGCGACCTAGCTAGTGGCGTAACAGGCGAAGTGCACTATGTAGACTGCGGCTACAACATCATGGGCATGGGCGACGTGGCTACCGATGCCGAGGGCAACACGATCCTAGCTTGGGATGCAAAATAATCTATCTATATAAATTTGGCGGGGCGACTCGCCAAATTCTTCTTTTAAATTTCACCAAATTTATTGAAAGGACAGAAAATGAGAGCTTTAGACGAGCTTATAGACGTCAGCGAGCCAGGCTGGGCGCTAGTAGAAGAGTGGCTAAAAGAGGCTAAAAATGGCTATGAAATTTTGCCCCGAGATGAGAGCAGGGCGCAAAGTGAGCTTTTGGGACTTCAGGTCACTACTCGCTCGCCGATGGGAGCGCTTGTTTATGGGTGCGGTGGCGTAGTGATAGATGACGGTTGGCTGCGTGTGCTGGGCTCTGGATGTGAGCGTATGAAGCGCGGAATTTATAGCTTCAATCTTGGCAAAAGTTTTAGCGAGCCAGGGCAAATGCCTAGCTATTTGCTTGTAGCAGACGATGTTTTGGGCGGATTTTTCGCGGTAAATGGCGGTGCTTTTCATGGCAAAGCCAGCAACGTCTTTTACTACGCACCAGATAGCGGCAAATGGGAAGATACGCAGCTTGGCTACTCGCAGTTTTTGTACTGGGTGCTGTGCGGCGATATATCTAAATTTTATGAGCTCTACCGCTGGGATGGCTGGCGCGAGGATGTGCGTAAATTTAGCCTTGATAGGGTGATGTTTGCGTTGCCACCACTTCTTTGGCAAGACGCCGACGTAAGGCTAAGGCTAAAAGAGATGAAAAAAGAGGGCGTTGATATCGATGAGTATTTTGCTTCCGTTCTTAACGGCGGCGAGTAAAATTTCAAATTTGATACAAATTTACATAAAACCGTTGCGACTCGTTAGCCTTTATGGTTGATTTGCACTCTCGCAGCGGCTACTAAAATTTACCGCACGACTAAATAAATTTAAACAAATATCCTAAAATAACCGCAAATAATCTTTAAAGGATTTCTCATGCAAAGCTTGCTTTTTTCGCCGCTAAAAATCGGTGATCTGCAGATCAAAAACCGCATCGTGATGCCGCCGATGTGCATGTATAAGGCTAAAAACGAGAACGGCTGTCCTAGATGCTTTCACCGCTTGCACTACGCCGCTCGCGCGCTAGGAGGCGTCGGGCTCATCATCGTCGAAGCTACGGCGGTCGAGCCTAGAGGCAGGATCACGAGCCGCGATCTGGGGCTATGGAACGACGAGCAGCTAGAGGCACACGCCAGACTCGTCAAAGAGTGCATCAAATACGGCGCCGTAATGGCCGTCCAGCTCGCGCATGCCGGCAGAAAAAGCGAATGCGAGGATCTGATCGCGCCTAGCACGGTAAAATTTAGCGAGAGCTACAAAACGCCGAGACAGATGAGCGCGGAGGATATCGTCTCGGTCAAGCAAAGCTTCGTCCAAGCAGCAATCAGAGCCGAGCGCGCAGGATACTCCGCGACCGAGATCCACGCCGCGCACGGCTATCTCATCAGCGAATTTCTCTCGCCTGAGATCAATCTGCGAGACGACGAATATGGCGGGAGCTTTGAAAATCGCACGAGATTTTTAAAAGAAATTTTAAGCGAGGTAAAAGCCGCGGTGCAAATCCCCGTCGGCGTGCGCATAAGCGCGGATAGCTGGGTAAAAGGCGACTGGAGCCTAGAAGATAGCGTACGGCTAGCAAAAGAGCTCGAGGCTTTGGGCGCGGCGTTTATCCATGTCTCGGCGGGCGGATTTTTTGAGCATACGGATAGCGCGCCTGCGTTTACTCCGCTTTATCAAGCTGGCTATGCTAAGGCGGTAAAGCAGGCCGTTAGCATCCCAGTAATCGCGGTTGGACTCATAACAAAGGCATCCGAGGGCGAGGCGCTGCTACTAGGCGGCGTTTGCGACGCGGTGGCTTATGGCAGAGAGCTGCTGCGAAATCCAAATTTTGCGCAGGCTGCCATGAGCGAGCTAGGGTGCTCTGAGCTGATAGAAAACTCGTATAAGAGGGCGTTTAAGTAAAATTTGGCGAGATCACTCGGCGTAAATTTGAACTAGTTGCGTCGGTTAAATTTGGCGCAAATTTGATCGGTCGCTTGGGCGAGCTCTTTGATGAATTTATTCTAAATTTTGGGCTATAAATTTGGCAAATTTGGATTCCTGCAACGGCGTCAAATTTGATTTGATTGCGGCTGATTTTAGCGGTGCTAATTTATAAATATAGTGGCTTATTTTTTGATTTATTGCGTCAAATTTGTAGAATAAAAGTAGAAATTTAAGCCGCAAAAACGGCTTAAATTTACGTGAGCTTGTAGCTAACCGGGATTTTGATGGCGTAGTCGCGATCAAGCGTCGGAAAATCCGGCGCGGCGCGATTTATGAGCTCGACTGCGGCTTCGTCTAGTATGAGCTTATTGTCATAAATTAATGGAGTAAATTAACCCGCATCAAATGACTTAAATTTTACAGCTAATTCAGTGTAAAGCCAATAGGAATTGTCATGATGTAATCTCTATCTAGCTTTTCAAAATCTGGAGCTGCTCTTTTTATGGTGTCTATTGCAGCCTCGTCTAATGTATCAAAGCCTGAACTTTTTACGATTTTTATGTCGCTAACAGTTCCATCTTTTTTAAACAAAAACCTGACATGAGCTATGCCTTGATGGCGCATTTTTTGAGCTCGCTTTGGATACCTAAGATGCTTTTTAATAGCCTTTTGGTACTTATCCCTATTAAAATTACTACTTGCAGAAGGATCTGAAAAATTAATCTCTCCGACCGTTTGGGCTCCGCTAGGCGGTAAATTTGATTTTACGTTCGAGCTTGGAGTGCTACTTGGCTGTGTCGCGGGCGGCGTAGGGGTCGGCGGCGACGGCTGTGCGGGCGGTACTACCTGCGCTACTTGCGGTTCTGGCTCAGGCGTTTTAACCGGTTTTGGCGTAGGTTTAGGCTTTGGCTTTGGTTTTTCCACAGGCTTTTCTATCGGTTTTGGTTTCTCCACTGGTTTTGGTTTTTCTATCGGCTTAGGCGGCTCAACCGGTTTTGGCGGTTCTGGCGGCGTGACGACAGGTTCAGGCGGAGGAGGCGCAGGCGGTGCCGGAGGCGGCGGGGCAGGCGGGGTAGGTGCCGGCGGGAGCGGAGCTGCTGGCGGCGTAAAAGTATTTAGCGCTATCTTAACGCTTTTTTCTTCCGGCATAGGTTTTATCTCTTCGTAAAATTTGATAAAAGATCCGATGAGGATAGAGTGCAACAGGATAGAAACGCCAAGCCCCGTAAAGCTGGCGCGTCTATTCAGTTGTTGTCGTGATAGCGAAGTTTTCATGATTCTTTTCTTTTAGTATGTCGATAACCTTGATAAACGAGTCGAATTTACTCTCTTTATCGCTTTTGAGTTCTATTAACGTTTCGTTTTTTATCTCGTTTAGCTTTTCTTTTAAATTTTCCTCGGCGATTTTCTCTTCGCCTATAAAAAATTCATTATCTTTATTAATTAAAACGGCGATTTTGTCTTTTTCGTCTTGCTTTTTTTCCGCGCTCTCGCTGTTTGGCAGGTCGATTTTGATATTGCCCTGAGCGATAAAGGTAGAGATGCTAAGCACGATAGCTAGCAAAACTAGCATAATATCTATGAGCGGGATTACGTTTAATCCCTCTTTTTTAGGCATTCTCACGTGAAGCCTTGTAGCGGTTTACTAAAACGTCCACTTTTCTCATAAACGCGTTGTAGATCATTAGCGTAGGTATCGCGACGATGAGGCCTAGCGCGGTTGCTTTTAGCGCGAGAGACAGGCCGACCATGATGCTTTTAGTATCGATGCCACCGCTCATACCCATGTCGTAAAAGGTTACCATGATGCCCGCAACCGTACCCAAAAGCCCGATATATGGCGCATTTGAATAAACGATATAAAGCGTTGTTAAATTTCTGGTTACGCTCTCTTCAAAGTCGTCTTGATTCTTATAATTTTCAAATTTAACGTTTGCGTAAAAGATCAAGCGCTCTATCGTAAGCCACACTACCGTAAAACTCATAAGCCCTAAAATACCGATGATAACGTAATCGACGTTGTGTTTGAGAAATTCCATTTAATGCCTTCTTATAAAATTTGCGCGCCAATTATATCAGATTATGGTATTTATTGTCAATAACAAATAAGCAAGTAATATTTTAGATAAATTTATCTAAAATTTAGTCTTAAGATTATAGTATTCGTTTTCAAAATTTGAGCGGATTAAAGAAAACAAAATTTAAATGTTTTTCTAAATCGGCGCAAATTTTCATAAATTTAAAGAGGAGAAAAAATGAGTTTTAACAATGTTGCGAAGATTTCTTTCGTAGCGGCTCTAGCTATCGGCGCAAACGCCGCCGAGAATGTAACGCTAAGCGGCGTAGAGGTAAGTAGCACTAGCGGTGGCTACGGCGTAGACGACGTAAAAATAAGCACGAGAAACGCAGGCATACTAAAAGACGTTATGCGCGATATCCCGGGCGTTTACGTAGGCGGTACGAACGGCATGAATCAAAAAATTTACATGAGAGGCGTTAGCGACCGCGGTCTAAACATCACGATCGACGGCGCTAAGCAAAACGGTAATACTTTTCACCATAACGCAGACCTACTAATCGACCCTGATCTGATCAAAGCCATCGACGTTGAGGTCGGCTCGCGCTCTGTAGTAAACGGCGCCGGAGCTCTTGGAGGCTCGGTGGCTTTTAGGACGGTGGACGCTAGAGACCTGCTAGATGACGGCGAAATCATCGGCGCTAAAATCAAAACGGGCTACGCCTCAAACAACGACGAATTTTCGCAAGGGCTAATGGTCTTTACCGCGCCCGTCGAGGGGCTTGACTTTTTAGCCGCGATAAATCACAAAGGTTACGACTACGGCAAGAGCGGCAACGGTAAGAAAATAGGCGGCGACGGCAATGACCTTAGCTATCTTTTTAAGCTTGGATATAGCTTTTTAGACGCACACAGGATATCGCTCTCTCACGAACACAACCACTACAAGGGACTTTATCCGTTGAGAGCGGAGTTTGGCAGCTGGCATAGCGGAGGTAATGCCGACGCTAATCGCAAATACGAGCGCGATACGACGACGTTAAAGTACGAATTTACGCCGAGCGAGCTGCTGAACCTCGATGTAACGGCCTATCATACGAAACATCAGAGGATCGACGATAGCAAATGGGGTGTAAAAACTAGAGGCCTAAGCGCGAAAGCAAAAACAGTGGTAGAAACAGGCGACGTGACGCAGACG
Coding sequences within it:
- a CDS encoding phosphoglycerate kinase yields the protein MSEILSINDLELNGAKVFIRCDFNVPMDEFLNITDDRRIRSAIPTIRYCLDNGCGVVLASHLGRPKNGYEEKFSLRGVAKRLSRLLDRDVIFAEDVIGNDAKTKAEALKAGEILMIENLRFEKGETKNDEALAKELSGFGEFYINDAFGVCHRAHASVEAITKFYDEKHKAAGFLLQKEINFAQNLIKHPSRPFVAVVGGSKVSGKLQALHNLLPRVDKLIIGGGMAFTFLKSLGENIGNSLLEEELIEDARQILQKGKELGVKIYLPVDVVAAQTFSAESAVKYVPAQEIPNGWMGLDIGPASIRLFKEVIADAQTIWWNGPMGVFEMDKFSKGSIKMSHAIIDTHATTVVGGGDTADVVERAGDADEMTFISTGGGASLELIEGKELPGIKPLRKEE
- a CDS encoding triose-phosphate isomerase, translating into MKFLANLKCNHTRESFREYAEILDANLSANDDVSVFAPASAFDEKKHIFRLGAQNFYPCESGAFTGEIGKAMLDEFEIKDVLIGHSERREILKESEEFLRAKFDFAAKNGWNVIYCIGENLNTNESGATKEFLSRQLENIDLGYKNLVIAYEPIWAIGTGKSASIEQIDEVLSFLKTKANVPLLYGGSVNAANIADIAGIKSCDGVLVGTASWDANNFLNLIRVVS
- the fabI gene encoding enoyl-ACP reductase FabI, whose protein sequence is MILKGKKGLIVGVANAKSIAYGIAKACHDQGAQMAFTYLNDALKKRVEPIAEEFGSKFVYELDVNNQAHLDGLADRIKADLGEIDFVVHAVAYAPKEALEGEFVNTTKEAFDIAMGTSVYSLLSLTRAVLPVLKEGGSVLTLTYLGGPKFVPHYNVMGVAKAALESSVRYLAHDLGARNIRVNAISAGPIKTLAASGIGDFRMILRYNEVNSPLKRNVTTEDVGNSAMYLLSDLASGVTGEVHYVDCGYNIMGMGDVATDAEGNTILAWDAK
- a CDS encoding DUF2625 family protein; the encoded protein is MRALDELIDVSEPGWALVEEWLKEAKNGYEILPRDESRAQSELLGLQVTTRSPMGALVYGCGGVVIDDGWLRVLGSGCERMKRGIYSFNLGKSFSEPGQMPSYLLVADDVLGGFFAVNGGAFHGKASNVFYYAPDSGKWEDTQLGYSQFLYWVLCGDISKFYELYRWDGWREDVRKFSLDRVMFALPPLLWQDADVRLRLKEMKKEGVDIDEYFASVLNGGE
- a CDS encoding NADH:flavin oxidoreductase/NADH oxidase, which gives rise to MQSLLFSPLKIGDLQIKNRIVMPPMCMYKAKNENGCPRCFHRLHYAARALGGVGLIIVEATAVEPRGRITSRDLGLWNDEQLEAHARLVKECIKYGAVMAVQLAHAGRKSECEDLIAPSTVKFSESYKTPRQMSAEDIVSVKQSFVQAAIRAERAGYSATEIHAAHGYLISEFLSPEINLRDDEYGGSFENRTRFLKEILSEVKAAVQIPVGVRISADSWVKGDWSLEDSVRLAKELEALGAAFIHVSAGGFFEHTDSAPAFTPLYQAGYAKAVKQAVSIPVIAVGLITKASEGEALLLGGVCDAVAYGRELLRNPNFAQAAMSELGCSELIENSYKRAFK
- a CDS encoding energy transducer TonB; this encodes MKTSLSRQQLNRRASFTGLGVSILLHSILIGSFIKFYEEIKPMPEEKSVKIALNTFTPPAAPLPPAPTPPAPPPPAPPAPPPPEPVVTPPEPPKPVEPPKPIEKPKPVEKPKPIEKPVEKPKPKPKPTPKPVKTPEPEPQVAQVVPPAQPSPPTPTPPATQPSSTPSSNVKSNLPPSGAQTVGEINFSDPSASSNFNRDKYQKAIKKHLRYPKRAQKMRHQGIAHVRFLFKKDGTVSDIKIVKSSGFDTLDEAAIDTIKRAAPDFEKLDRDYIMTIPIGFTLN
- the exbD gene encoding TonB system transport protein ExbD: MPKKEGLNVIPLIDIMLVLLAIVLSISTFIAQGNIKIDLPNSESAEKKQDEKDKIAVLINKDNEFFIGEEKIAEENLKEKLNEIKNETLIELKSDKESKFDSFIKVIDILKEKNHENFAITTTTE
- the exbB gene encoding TonB-system energizer ExbB; its protein translation is MEFLKHNVDYVIIGILGLMSFTVVWLTIERLIFYANVKFENYKNQDDFEESVTRNLTTLYIVYSNAPYIGLLGTVAGIMVTFYDMGMSGGIDTKSIMVGLSLALKATALGLIVAIPTLMIYNAFMRKVDVLVNRYKASRENA